The following DNA comes from Vigna radiata var. radiata cultivar VC1973A chromosome 4, Vradiata_ver6, whole genome shotgun sequence.
ATGAGGAAGGAGATAAAGAAGGTGAGAAGAATAGCTGCTCCAATGGTGGTTGCAAGTGTGTTGCAGTATCTTCTACCAGTAGTGTCTCTCATTATGGTTGGCCATCTCAACCAGCTTTCTCTTTCAAGTGTTGCAATTGCAACCTCTCTCACTAATGTTTCTGGTTTTAGTGTACAGGTAatacttttttctatttcatcttCTACTTTTACCCTTTTCTTGCATCAAGGCTTTTAACATTCATCAATCAATTTCTCAGCATCATGTCATCATGTcgcatagttttttttttgtttaaattatgagtaaaattatcctatttttttaaagtgagTAAGactatcttttttaatattttatcaaaatttaatacattcaatattttgaaataaacaaatacttaatattttatcaaaatttaatgcattcagtattttgaaataaacaaatacTATATTCATGTCATATTTAGTTTCCTGTGCCctctttttattaagtttttagaAAAGAAACTATAGAAGATTTATCAGGAACAAACTCAAAGAATGATAAAGACATTTTTAACTTGTGTGAACATAATCATGCCTAACAGTCGTTTGACAATTTGTGTGAATATTACAGTCAGGGATGGCTGGTGGATTGGAAACTTTATGTGGGCAAGCATTTGGAGCAGAACAATATGAAAAATTTGGACTATACACTTACACTGCCATTATATCTCTTTCTTTGGTTTCTGTTCCAATCACTATTCTGTGGATTTTCATGGATAAAATATTGATCCTCTTACAGCAAGATCCAATGATAGCCCTCCAGGCTCGTAAATATGCCCTTTGGCTTATACCTGCTTTGTTTGGTTCTGCAATTCTCAAACCCCTCACACGATTTTTCCAGACCCAGAGTTTGATTTTTCCCATGATTCTAAGCTCTGCTCTAGTTCTATGCTTCCACATAGTAACATGTTGGATCCTAGTGTTTAAATTGGAGTTGGGACATGTTGGCGCCGCAATAGCCTTCAGCTTCTGCGTTTGGTTCAATgtgatgttgttgttgtcttTTGTGAGGTTTTCCTCAGCTTGTGACAAAACACGTGTCCCTTTCTCCATCAAAGCATTGCTTGGCCTTGGAGAGTACTTTCGCTTTGCTGTCCCTTCAGCAGTCATGGTTTGGTAAatggttttttgttttctcttctcaaatttcatgtttcaattattttacagtttctcaaaattgatttcttaattaATGATGTCTTGATTACAGTCTTAAATGGTGGGCCTGTGAGATACTTGTTCTGCTGGCTGGAGTTTTTCCTAACCCAAAGTTGGAGACATCAGTTCTATCTATATGGtatagttttcatttttatatattttagaaaagaatACGATAACTGCTCTAACTTAAATTTCTTTCTGTAATGTTGTCAGCTTGACAATCTCCACGTTACATTTCACCATACCCTATGGCTTTGGAGCTGCTGTTAGGTCTGTTTGTCACTTCATCAAACTGTAATGTTATGCAGTGCAAGCATAGTAACTAAAAAGTGGCACATTGATTGTTATATGTGACAGCACTAGAGTTTCGAATGAACTAGGAGCAGGGAATCCAGGAGCAGTTCGAATGGCTGTTTCTACCACGATGTTGATTGCAGTGACAGAAGGTCTCATTGTATGTGCAGTGCTATACAGTTGCAGACATGTGTTGGGTTATGCCTATAGCGATGACCATGTAGTTGTTCATTACGTGGCTGTTATGACCCCTCTGCTTTGTCTTTCAATTTTTACTGACAGTTTGCAATCAGTTCTTTCAGGTTGGTTATGCCCTTTGAGTACTGATATATTTCATATCATAATCACTAACTTAATTACCCGTGAAAACGTAAATgttactaataaaaattatcatttaattagATATGAACAAGAATTGAGAAAACAACACTACTTTTCACTGTTATTCTGCTAACCTGCTAGAATAATGAtcctatttttttcttaaataaaaatcagGGGTTGCTAGAGGAAGTGGGTGGCAACATCTTGGAGTTTATGTGAATCTTGGAGCTTTTTATCTGGTTGGAATTCCTGTGGGTGCCCTACTTGGTTTTGTTGCACATTACAGAGCAAAGGGTCTTTGGATTGGAATAGTCACTGGTTCCATTCTCCAATCCTTTCTCCTTTCCCTTATCACTGCTCTCACAAACTGGAAAAAACAGGTTCATAATTCTCAAATttcatactatatatatatccaactatgctttttgttttgtattgcaGAAACACATGTTTGGTGATTATTGCATTATTTTGCAGGCAATGATGGCAAGAGAGAGAATATTTGATGCCACACCACCCAACCAAAATGGATCAAATCGCATCACCAGTGCTTAAGCATGGTTTTCCTAAAGAGATATTCCAACATCAGAGAGACAGAATAATTGAGcgaaaattcgtatgtaatgtaacaagaaaaaaaaatataaagttgaaatATGGAAAGTGTTAAACAAGGTTTTGGGGTAACAAAGTATATATAACTCTGTGtatcattgtttttctttttgaaaacaaaaagcaGAATCAGAAGAAggttaaaattagaaaagatcAAATTTAGATGTAATTCTTTTactgttgcattttaattagaattGGAGATTTAGTTCGATATTCTGTGTATTGGAAATTTATAGTAAAgatcaacatatatttttaaaatagaattttagtgtaaaataacataaaaatacataaaacgGTATCTAatgtttttacaaattaaattattcatatcaAATAAGTATTTGCATGGTTGAGTTATGAAACAATTTTAAGGGTGCAATCAATTTAAACAATTGGttcaaacaaaagaataaaagaaagattaattgGTCCCAACAAAAGAATATATNaaaagaataaaagaaagattaattgGTCCcaacaaaagaatatatatatatatatatatatatatatatatatatatatatatatatatatatatatgaatgaaaagttgatgtcacttatcataataaaattgacAATTTACAGGAATTTTAAAATCACAAATCACACTAATGAAACCAAAATGCTAAatgtaaagttaaaaagaaaattttaacatttaagcaATTGGTCCAAAGATAAGAATAATATAGTTTtgatatatacaaaaaattgacaaaattgCAGGGTTTTTAAATCATGAAATGTTAAGAATGAAACTAAAATGCTAAatgtaaagttaaaaagaaaattttacaatttaagcAATTGgtccaaacaaaataataatatagattccatatataaaaatttgacaaaattgCACAGTTTTTAAAATCCTGCATTGACAAGAATGAAACCAAAATGCTAAATGTAAagttataatgaaaaatttacCATTTAAGCAACTGgtccaaacaaaataataatacagaTTCCATCTataaaaatttgacaaaattgCACGGTTTTTTAAATTCTGAAATGACAGAATGAAACCAGAATGTTAGATGTaaggttaaaaagaaaaacttaccATTTAAGCAATTGctccaaataaaatattaatatagattccatatatatatatatatatatataattgacaaAATTGCACGGTTAATAATGAAACCAAAATGCTAAttgtaaagttaaaaagaaaaatttaccaTTTAAACAATTGgtccaaacaaaataataatatagattccatatatataaaaaattgacaaaagGGTAAGGTTTTTAAAATGCTGTACACGCAAgttataattgttaaatatatctGCATTTATGGACACGGATTCtgtttacttattttatatgctatttattttttcagaaTATCTTATTATACTTATACATCAATTATAGCACTCAAatgttctaaaatatatatatatatatatatatatatatatatatatataaaagtcaaataatgtttacataattaaatatagggttaaatatgtttttagttactatactttaacatgattttggttttagtctatttttaaactaagatacaatttagtcctttaatcttagaaaattctggttttagttctttttaccaaatttttttaactttatttgttgtttcaagcacgtttctcagttaacattgaagcaaaaatgtgtcaatgtaaacaattcaaatgctataatgaaatgtgcttgaaataacaaataaagttaaaaaaaaattggtaaaaaaaaataaaaccagaatttcctaaagttaaaaaaaattggtaaaaaaaaataaaaccaaaattttctaaagttgaagaactagaatgtatcttaatttaaaaatggactaaaacaaaaaaagtgcccaaatatttatttaatgatgtttagaaattaaaaggttttaaagcACTCAGTAGTTGCTAAAAACATCCATTATGGGCAGggattcttatatttattttatatgtatggtttgttttgtttattagtTTTTGAGATATGATTGGTTGGGTGAGTGAAAGTAGAATctcagattttttttctttcttttttattaagttttataaaaaaatttaaaaaaagttgagtatattttaaaaactttttcacTCAGTATctattagtatattttaaagacATAGCAGATAAATCCGCAGAATGGCCTTAGTTATAGTAATATAAAACCAAAACTTGAA
Coding sequences within:
- the LOC106758517 gene encoding protein DETOXIFICATION 14-like produces the protein MMNSKEVMEEEGKSWKREMRKEIKKVRRIAAPMVVASVLQYLLPVVSLIMVGHLNQLSLSSVAIATSLTNVSGFSVQSGMAGGLETLCGQAFGAEQYEKFGLYTYTAIISLSLVSVPITILWIFMDKILILLQQDPMIALQARKYALWLIPALFGSAILKPLTRFFQTQSLIFPMILSSALVLCFHIVTCWILVFKLELGHVGAAIAFSFCVWFNVMLLLSFVRFSSACDKTRVPFSIKALLGLGEYFRFAVPSAVMVCLKWWACEILVLLAGVFPNPKLETSVLSICLTISTLHFTIPYGFGAAVSTRVSNELGAGNPGAVRMAVSTTMLIAVTEGLIVCAVLYSCRHVLGYAYSDDHVVVHYVAVMTPLLCLSIFTDSLQSVLSGVARGSGWQHLGVYVNLGAFYLVGIPVGALLGFVAHYRAKGLWIGIVTGSILQSFLLSLITALTNWKKQAMMARERIFDATPPNQNGSNRITSA